The following proteins are encoded in a genomic region of Gammaproteobacteria bacterium:
- a CDS encoding response regulator produces MARILIVDDSPSQLFGMQKIVEKLGHEVLSATNGEEGVRTAKEQIPDLILMDVVMPELNGFQATRKISKDERTSHIPIIMVTTKNLQTDKVWGMRQGAKDYLVKPVSEKALIAAINEYLP; encoded by the coding sequence ATGGCACGAATTTTAATTGTTGATGACTCACCATCTCAGTTATTTGGTATGCAAAAAATTGTTGAAAAGTTAGGACATGAGGTTCTTTCAGCGACAAACGGTGAAGAAGGCGTTCGCACAGCGAAGGAACAAATTCCTGATTTGATTTTGATGGATGTGGTAATGCCGGAGCTGAATGGCTTTCAGGCAACCAGAAAGATTTCCAAAGATGAGCGGACTTCACACATTCCAATTATTATGGTCACAACCAAGAATTTGCAAACGGATAAGGTTTGGGGGATGCGCCAAGGTGCTAAAGATTATTTGGTTAAGCCTGTTTCAGAGAAAGCGTTAATTGCAGCAATTAACGAGTATTTACCGTAG
- a CDS encoding glutaredoxin family protein, translated as MLVLYGRSDCPLCEDAEDVLNRYNIRYHFLDIDEDEELLRKYHTKVPVLSKNEEELFWPFTEERILKLISLKE; from the coding sequence ATGCTAGTTCTATACGGAAGAAGCGATTGTCCCTTGTGTGAAGATGCAGAGGATGTCTTAAACAGATATAATATTCGTTATCATTTTCTTGATATTGACGAAGATGAAGAGTTGTTAAGAAAATATCATACCAAAGTTCCTGTTTTGTCTAAGAATGAAGAAGAGCTTTTCTGGCCATTTACAGAAGAGAGAATACTCAAACTGATTTCCCTGAAAGAATAA
- a CDS encoding M14 family zinc carboxypeptidase: MKIKLLVCALFVAVHFVNAEPNQKLPKEENGPWIVDVHYQDIKQVRNYASYNQPWHVNTKDEYFTVSVDSIQEYENLFAYGFQVEINQKQTQSSLRISDAIKTAKEKNIPLGTKSIPGFDCYRTVEETFNTMDNLVATYPNLASIVDIGDSWEKTTPGGLPGYDLRVIKITNSLIPGPKPIFFAMSSIHARELTPAELNTRFAEYLLNNYGSDADATWLVDHHEIHLLLQGNPDGRKIAETGVWQRKNTNNIEGYCNQPEQTHGIDMNRNFGWKWGAGSCGGFGCSSGSVCDETYRGPSAQSEYENQAIDAYMKDLFDDNRGEGLNDPAPNDTPGIFLDIHSYSELVMWPYGYDSPGVIPLAPNHVQFQTLGRKLAWYNDYLPQVSNELYGADGASDDNAYGQLGVAAYVFELGTSFFQSCSAFESTIYPDNLHALIYAAKVSRTPYITASGPDVENLQLSSSGVIAGNSLTISGTATDLHFSANNGNEATQNISSVQMYVDELPWDGGSTPVTIAAGDGVYDSKSESFSATIDTTGMPVGQHVAYFIATDTDMVKGVPYAKFFEVWDVNDVGILSGIVTDALSSQPIAGAQLIINDMSITSNSQGEYSFDLLQGSYTLTAEKSFYATATFNSLAVSGLSTTTQDIQLQPLCALIDDDVESYNSISDAETAGWSHGSTQGIDDWGISLTAGMNNSQSFYTNDVNTFSDKFLISPEINISANTTLEFWHKYSFEGSSPYYDGAVLEITTNNGSNWQDLGSAMTEGGYNVTLASGNPLGSRSGWGGSISYTKVVVDLSAYTGTTAKIRWRFASDVSVGAGDWDIDDVQVLDPSACIPLPDLIFENDFE, from the coding sequence ATGAAAATAAAATTATTAGTGTGTGCGTTGTTCGTTGCTGTACATTTTGTCAATGCCGAACCAAATCAAAAACTGCCAAAAGAAGAAAATGGCCCTTGGATTGTTGATGTTCATTACCAAGATATCAAACAAGTAAGAAACTATGCCTCATACAATCAACCTTGGCATGTCAATACCAAAGATGAGTATTTTACTGTTTCAGTTGACAGTATTCAGGAATATGAAAATCTTTTTGCTTATGGGTTTCAAGTCGAAATCAATCAAAAACAAACTCAATCTTCACTGAGAATCAGCGATGCCATTAAAACTGCAAAAGAAAAAAATATTCCGCTAGGAACAAAAAGTATTCCGGGATTTGATTGTTATCGCACTGTAGAAGAAACATTCAATACCATGGATAATTTGGTTGCAACCTATCCTAATTTGGCAAGCATTGTTGATATTGGTGATAGTTGGGAAAAAACAACTCCCGGAGGTTTGCCGGGTTATGACTTAAGGGTTATAAAGATTACCAATTCATTAATTCCGGGTCCAAAACCTATCTTTTTTGCAATGAGTTCCATTCATGCCAGAGAGTTAACACCGGCTGAATTGAACACAAGGTTCGCTGAATATCTTTTGAATAACTATGGATCCGATGCCGATGCCACCTGGCTTGTGGACCATCATGAAATACATTTATTGTTACAAGGAAATCCGGATGGTAGAAAAATTGCAGAAACCGGTGTTTGGCAACGTAAAAATACTAATAATATTGAAGGATATTGTAATCAACCTGAGCAAACACATGGGATAGATATGAATCGTAATTTTGGCTGGAAATGGGGAGCTGGCTCTTGCGGTGGTTTCGGTTGCTCTAGTGGTTCAGTTTGTGATGAAACCTACAGAGGTCCATCTGCACAGTCCGAATATGAAAATCAGGCGATAGATGCTTATATGAAGGACTTATTTGATGATAATCGCGGAGAAGGACTGAATGATCCGGCTCCCAATGATACTCCGGGAATCTTTCTTGATATTCACAGTTATAGCGAATTAGTGATGTGGCCTTATGGTTATGATAGTCCCGGCGTCATTCCACTCGCTCCAAATCATGTACAATTTCAAACACTTGGAAGAAAACTGGCATGGTATAACGATTATCTTCCACAGGTTTCTAATGAGCTTTATGGAGCTGATGGGGCATCTGATGATAATGCTTATGGACAACTCGGTGTCGCTGCTTATGTCTTTGAGCTGGGAACATCATTCTTCCAAAGTTGTAGTGCTTTTGAAAGTACCATTTATCCCGATAATTTACACGCATTAATTTATGCGGCAAAAGTTTCCAGAACGCCTTATATCACTGCATCCGGTCCTGATGTGGAGAATTTGCAACTTTCATCCAGCGGAGTTATTGCCGGGAATAGCTTGACAATTTCAGGAACAGCAACCGACTTACACTTCTCCGCAAACAATGGAAATGAAGCGACCCAAAATATCAGTTCCGTTCAAATGTATGTCGATGAGTTACCTTGGGATGGAGGTTCAACACCTGTTACCATAGCTGCCGGAGATGGAGTTTATGATTCAAAATCGGAGTCATTTTCTGCCACAATTGACACAACCGGAATGCCCGTTGGACAACATGTAGCGTATTTTATTGCGACTGATACAGATATGGTAAAAGGTGTACCCTATGCGAAATTCTTTGAAGTTTGGGATGTTAATGATGTTGGAATTTTATCAGGAATTGTTACAGATGCTTTGAGCTCTCAGCCAATAGCAGGAGCGCAACTCATAATTAATGATATGAGCATAACTTCAAATTCCCAAGGCGAATACAGTTTTGATTTGTTACAAGGCAGTTATACTTTAACGGCAGAGAAATCCTTTTATGCAACAGCTACGTTTAATAGTCTGGCAGTTTCGGGTTTATCGACCACAACTCAAGATATTCAGTTGCAACCACTTTGTGCGTTGATTGATGATGATGTTGAAAGTTACAATTCAATTTCAGATGCAGAAACAGCCGGGTGGTCGCATGGTTCGACTCAAGGTATTGATGACTGGGGTATCAGTCTGACAGCAGGTATGAATAACAGTCAATCCTTTTATACCAATGACGTCAATACTTTTTCCGATAAGTTTTTAATATCACCAGAAATCAATATTTCGGCAAATACCACATTGGAGTTTTGGCACAAATATTCTTTTGAAGGAAGCAGTCCTTATTATGACGGCGCCGTGCTGGAAATTACTACCAATAATGGTTCAAACTGGCAGGATTTAGGGTCAGCAATGACAGAGGGTGGTTATAACGTCACTTTGGCAAGTGGCAACCCACTCGGAAGTCGTTCCGGTTGGGGTGGTTCGATCAGTTATACCAAAGTGGTAGTGGATTTGTCAGCTTATACCGGTACAACAGCAAAAATCAGATGGAGATTTGCTTCGGATGTGAGTGTCGGAGCCGGTGATTGGGATATTGATGATGTTCAAGTCTTAGATCCTTCAGCTTGTATTCCGCTACCGGATTTGATTTTTGAAAATGATTTTGAATAA
- a CDS encoding esterase-like activity of phytase family protein: MMKFNFFVILAFALALSSCDKNVRYTTNGIKVQNLKLVKAYEVETLGKFDPSGLTYWDGQFYTVSDKDNFIFKLKFEDNKVRLIPFLEIENDKPGKLDFEGITHDDEYFYLISELHFQILKISKDGKTQQWIPDDESLKIAGKESGLFTTHNAYIEGICLLEEQKFLLAAERQPRGFVEFDLPNNEITAYQQNDAVFEYHLNRSTDFSGLSCNIDKVFVLDRNAETIAQLERQNGQFVETSGFSYSEVINRPEFSYLDKEFGLAEGLYVSEDRFYILLDNNRIGMTKDPENNNSLFLELKK, encoded by the coding sequence ATGATGAAATTTAATTTTTTTGTTATTTTGGCATTTGCACTCGCTCTTAGTTCTTGTGATAAAAATGTTCGTTATACAACGAATGGAATCAAAGTCCAGAATCTGAAACTGGTAAAAGCTTATGAAGTGGAAACTTTGGGAAAATTTGACCCTTCCGGTCTGACATATTGGGATGGTCAGTTTTATACCGTTTCAGATAAAGACAATTTTATCTTTAAACTCAAATTTGAAGATAATAAAGTCAGATTGATACCGTTTTTGGAAATTGAAAACGATAAACCCGGCAAACTTGATTTTGAAGGCATCACACATGATGATGAGTATTTTTATCTGATAAGTGAACTGCATTTTCAAATCTTAAAAATTTCCAAAGACGGCAAAACTCAGCAATGGATTCCTGATGATGAGAGTTTGAAAATCGCTGGTAAAGAATCCGGATTATTTACGACTCATAATGCCTATATTGAAGGAATTTGTTTATTGGAAGAACAAAAATTTCTTCTGGCTGCCGAAAGACAACCTCGAGGTTTTGTTGAATTTGATTTACCAAATAACGAAATCACAGCCTATCAGCAAAACGACGCTGTTTTTGAATATCACTTAAACCGATCCACTGATTTTTCGGGTTTGAGTTGTAATATAGATAAGGTATTCGTTTTAGACAGAAATGCAGAAACAATTGCTCAGTTAGAACGCCAAAATGGTCAGTTTGTTGAAACATCAGGGTTTAGTTATAGTGAAGTCATCAACCGACCAGAGTTTAGCTATCTTGACAAAGAATTTGGACTCGCCGAAGGTCTTTATGTCTCTGAAGACAGGTTCTATATCCTTCTTGACAATAACCGCATTGGCATGACAAAAGACCCTGAAAATAATAACTCATTGTTTTTGGAATTGAAAAAATAA
- a CDS encoding NUDIX domain-containing protein, with protein sequence MQHIICTEKSVVDIEIKANGFIKTEKDIFDVSKIWVGPRETLETNEDFKQIIPYVILSYQGKIALYQRTKKGGEDRLHNMHSIGFGGHIDAFDLAYQDNGVINLDKTIENSAQREIDEELNVSEIVSKQHLGYIYDDSNPVGRVHIGVVELWELATNEITSNEDEIHVVGLFTIEELKGFEGEMENWSEHIVNGL encoded by the coding sequence ATGCAACATATCATTTGTACCGAAAAATCAGTCGTTGATATAGAAATCAAAGCCAACGGCTTTATCAAAACTGAAAAAGATATTTTTGATGTCAGCAAAATCTGGGTGGGTCCCAGAGAGACATTAGAGACCAATGAAGATTTCAAACAAATCATTCCCTATGTGATTCTTTCATATCAGGGAAAAATAGCACTCTATCAACGCACCAAAAAAGGCGGAGAAGACCGCTTACATAATATGCATTCCATCGGCTTCGGCGGTCATATTGATGCTTTCGATCTGGCTTATCAAGATAACGGAGTTATTAATCTGGATAAAACCATCGAAAACTCAGCCCAGCGTGAAATTGATGAAGAACTCAATGTTTCAGAAATCGTTTCCAAACAACATCTCGGGTACATCTACGATGATTCCAATCCCGTCGGCCGAGTCCATATCGGCGTGGTCGAACTATGGGAACTGGCAACAAACGAAATCACCAGCAACGAAGATGAAATCCATGTTGTCGGCTTGTTTACGATTGAAGAATTAAAAGGCTTTGAAGGCGAAATGGAAAACTGGAGCGAGCATATTGTGAATGGCTTATAG
- the trmL gene encoding tRNA (uridine(34)/cytosine(34)/5-carboxymethylaminomethyluridine(34)-2'-O)-methyltransferase TrmL encodes MFNIVLFEPEIPPNTGNIIRLCANTGAQLHLIHPLGFAMETKALRRAGLDYHEFTNVKEYDNFADFMLKARPERLFALTTKGSVNYTTVPFQKDDYFIFGPETRGLPKDILELNSITEKLRLPMKADSRSLNLSNTVAVMLFEALRQVGFGDLE; translated from the coding sequence ATGTTTAATATCGTTCTGTTTGAACCTGAAATTCCACCCAACACCGGAAACATCATTCGCCTTTGTGCCAATACCGGAGCTCAGCTTCATCTGATTCATCCATTGGGGTTTGCGATGGAAACCAAAGCTCTGCGCCGTGCCGGACTGGATTATCACGAGTTTACCAATGTCAAAGAATATGACAATTTCGCCGATTTTATGCTCAAAGCCAGACCCGAAAGGTTGTTTGCATTGACAACAAAAGGCAGTGTCAATTACACAACAGTTCCATTTCAAAAAGACGATTATTTTATCTTCGGTCCGGAAACCAGAGGTTTACCGAAAGATATTCTTGAACTGAATAGCATAACCGAAAAACTCAGACTTCCGATGAAAGCCGACTCCCGAAGCCTGAATCTATCCAATACCGTTGCGGTGATGTTGTTTGAAGCCCTGAGACAGGTTGGGTTTGGAGATTTGGAATAA
- the ubiA gene encoding 4-hydroxybenzoate octaprenyltransferase, giving the protein MSQKNFLSTIDPYLKLIRFDRPIGTLLLLWPTLWALWLAADGIPPIKYLVIFSLGVFLMRSAGCAINDIADRKFDAKVKRTRNRPLAQQQLPVVNALIMFVVLLLCAVLLLTFLNALAIQIAMVAAFFAITYPFMKRYTYLPQVYLGIAFALSIPMAYAQIQGKIPAEAWLLFIANIFWTTAYDTMYAMVDRECDEKIGVKSTAILFGDLDIVITHIIQGFMMLVLLLLGRKLDLNMYFYFGLLASVVLFVYQNKLLRSRKTYNYFKAFLNNNWVGMIIFIGIAIATTI; this is encoded by the coding sequence ATGTCACAAAAAAACTTTCTCAGCACAATTGATCCCTATTTGAAATTAATTCGTTTTGATCGGCCGATTGGAACTTTGTTGTTATTGTGGCCAACATTATGGGCTTTGTGGCTGGCAGCTGATGGAATTCCACCGATTAAGTATTTGGTTATTTTTTCTTTAGGTGTTTTTTTAATGCGTTCCGCTGGTTGTGCAATTAACGATATTGCTGACAGAAAATTTGATGCCAAAGTCAAAAGAACACGCAACCGACCATTAGCTCAGCAACAATTACCGGTTGTCAATGCGTTGATTATGTTTGTGGTATTGCTTTTATGTGCAGTGTTGTTGCTAACGTTTTTGAATGCGTTAGCGATTCAAATTGCAATGGTAGCAGCATTTTTTGCCATTACTTATCCGTTTATGAAACGCTATACCTATTTACCACAGGTTTATTTGGGCATTGCTTTTGCGTTATCCATTCCGATGGCTTACGCGCAGATTCAGGGGAAAATTCCAGCAGAGGCTTGGTTGTTGTTTATTGCCAATATATTCTGGACTACGGCTTATGATACGATGTACGCAATGGTTGATCGTGAATGTGATGAAAAAATTGGCGTGAAATCAACGGCAATTTTGTTTGGTGATTTGGATATTGTTATCACCCATATTATTCAGGGATTTATGATGCTGGTTTTGCTTCTGCTCGGCAGAAAACTGGATCTCAATATGTATTTTTATTTTGGCTTGCTGGCAAGTGTGGTTTTATTTGTTTATCAGAATAAATTATTACGAAGCAGAAAAACTTACAATTATTTCAAGGCATTCTTGAATAATAATTGGGTGGGAATGATCATTTTTATTGGTATTGCTATTGCAACAACAATCTAA
- a CDS encoding DsrE family protein, producing MYKKAIFILLVLLINACNLKNTVQAAEDDDFKVHRLVIQMNKGDEHLQSEVITNIVNISKYFGVDNVEIELVAYGKGIYFLTKESPLRARIESLMMQDVVFTACGDTINTLKRTKGLELDLIDGVETVPNGIPHIMLLQEKGYTYFSP from the coding sequence ATGTACAAAAAAGCAATTTTTATACTTTTAGTTTTACTAATCAATGCCTGCAATTTAAAAAATACGGTTCAAGCCGCAGAAGATGATGATTTTAAAGTCCATCGCCTGGTCATTCAAATGAATAAAGGTGATGAGCATTTACAATCAGAAGTCATCACCAATATTGTTAATATTTCAAAGTATTTCGGGGTCGATAATGTCGAAATTGAGCTGGTTGCTTACGGAAAAGGGATTTATTTTCTCACCAAAGAAAGTCCATTAAGAGCCAGAATTGAGAGTTTGATGATGCAAGATGTGGTTTTCACGGCTTGTGGCGACACCATCAACACACTGAAACGCACCAAGGGACTTGAACTGGACTTAATTGATGGTGTTGAAACCGTTCCAAACGGCATTCCTCACATTATGCTTTTACAAGAAAAAGGTTATACCTACTTTAGTCCTTAG
- a CDS encoding MoxR family ATPase gives MENNSQQEISETAKIFQQVKSSLSQEIFGQEKLVNRLLMALLTHGHLLVEGAPGLAKTTAIKALADRLEGDFKRIQFTPDLLPSDLTGTEIYRAQTGSFEFQKGPLFHNLILADEVNRAPAKVQSALLEAMGEQQITIGSTTYQLPKLFLVMATQNPIEQEGTYPLPEAQLDRFQMHVAIDYPDADTEKDILKLAQDRDKVGYQKPSKDSVNLTQQNVFDAQQQVLNLYVAENLQNYMVELILATRNPIKYDKSLAEMISFGGSPRATIALDRCARAHAFLQGREHLLPEDIHNVIYDVLRHRLILSFEAEVEGITPDKVIDRLLKVVPIA, from the coding sequence ATGGAAAATAATAGTCAGCAAGAAATATCAGAAACAGCAAAAATATTCCAACAGGTTAAATCATCTCTCTCACAAGAAATCTTCGGACAGGAAAAACTGGTTAACAGGTTGTTAATGGCACTATTAACTCATGGCCACTTATTAGTAGAAGGTGCTCCGGGTTTGGCAAAAACCACTGCGATCAAGGCTTTGGCAGATCGTTTGGAAGGAGATTTTAAACGCATACAGTTTACACCGGACTTGCTTCCCTCAGATTTAACAGGGACTGAAATTTATCGAGCTCAAACCGGAAGTTTTGAATTCCAGAAAGGTCCATTGTTTCATAATCTGATTCTGGCAGATGAGGTCAACCGTGCACCTGCAAAAGTCCAGTCTGCTTTGCTTGAAGCGATGGGAGAACAACAAATCACCATTGGCAGTACCACTTATCAGCTGCCCAAATTGTTTTTAGTTATGGCAACACAAAATCCGATTGAGCAGGAAGGAACTTACCCGCTTCCTGAGGCCCAATTGGACCGTTTTCAAATGCATGTAGCGATTGATTATCCCGATGCCGATACGGAAAAAGATATTCTCAAATTGGCGCAGGATAGAGATAAAGTGGGTTATCAGAAGCCATCCAAAGATTCAGTCAATTTGACTCAGCAAAATGTGTTTGATGCTCAACAGCAGGTTTTGAATTTGTATGTTGCAGAAAATCTGCAAAATTATATGGTAGAATTGATTCTTGCAACCCGCAATCCAATTAAATACGATAAATCTTTGGCTGAAATGATTAGTTTTGGTGGTTCTCCACGTGCCACAATTGCCTTGGATCGTTGTGCAAGAGCTCATGCGTTTTTACAAGGTCGTGAGCATTTATTGCCGGAAGATATTCACAATGTGATTTATGATGTTTTAAGGCATCGTTTGATTCTTAGTTTTGAAGCCGAAGTTGAAGGTATTACACCTGATAAAGTCATTGACAGATTATTGAAGGTTGTTCCAATCGCATAG
- a CDS encoding DUF58 domain-containing protein, giving the protein MNSSTRVTTQALVQQQPHAKNLSLSGRKKASSAISGLHDSRFRGRGMDYLESRVYQAGDDIRNMDWLVTARTGEPHTKLFQEERERPIHIVMDNNRSMAFGTKNEFKSVTAAKAASLLSWAAIKNGDRVGVLSFGTHGIHHEKPVGGKRGMMRLIAHLVKTDAAKSADDKETPLEDALQRLRTIIRPGSLVIIVSDFYHLGKEVKRHLIQLTKHNDVMAVFVADPFEINTLQPGTYGIDQGQSTVVLNTKKSKDVGNMRSYQNSHLESVFENIQKSAVSVIPIMTNDNLQEKLKQSLKSPASAWSSWRNSINE; this is encoded by the coding sequence ATGAATTCATCCACTCGTGTCACAACACAAGCATTGGTTCAACAGCAACCGCATGCAAAAAACCTGTCATTGTCAGGGCGAAAAAAAGCCAGCTCTGCGATTTCAGGTTTGCATGATTCACGATTCAGAGGTCGTGGAATGGACTATCTGGAATCGCGTGTTTATCAGGCAGGTGATGATATTCGTAACATGGATTGGTTGGTGACAGCCCGAACCGGTGAACCTCATACAAAACTTTTTCAGGAAGAAAGAGAAAGACCGATTCATATCGTTATGGATAACAATCGCTCCATGGCGTTTGGCACAAAAAACGAATTCAAATCTGTAACCGCAGCGAAGGCAGCATCGTTGTTGTCATGGGCTGCTATCAAAAATGGTGATAGAGTAGGAGTTTTAAGTTTCGGCACTCATGGAATTCATCACGAAAAACCGGTGGGTGGCAAACGTGGAATGATGCGATTGATTGCACATTTGGTAAAAACTGACGCTGCAAAAAGTGCAGATGATAAGGAAACGCCTTTAGAAGATGCTTTGCAAAGATTAAGAACCATCATCAGACCCGGTTCTTTGGTGATTATTGTCAGTGATTTTTATCATTTGGGAAAAGAAGTGAAAAGGCATTTGATTCAGCTCACCAAACATAATGACGTGATGGCTGTATTTGTTGCTGACCCTTTTGAAATCAATACGTTGCAACCCGGAACTTACGGAATCGATCAGGGACAAAGTACTGTTGTTTTAAATACCAAAAAAAGTAAAGATGTCGGAAACATGCGAAGCTATCAGAATTCGCATTTGGAAAGTGTGTTTGAGAATATTCAGAAGTCTGCTGTTTCAGTCATTCCAATTATGACTAATGATAATTTGCAGGAAAAGCTCAAGCAGTCATTGAAATCACCGGCATCTGCGTGGAGTAGTTGGAGGAATTCAATCAATGAATAG
- a CDS encoding DUF4381 domain-containing protein: MNSTAPALQLRDIHLPQEPGFWPLAPGWWVLLVLFLISLYFVIKWFVARNKQNRLIQVLQNSLNDSRNRFDQHKNKHQLASEISVLLKRFVKHVLGDTQAASLSGQSWISYLNQYSESLVFDQYYNELCEAQYSPKADYDVSGLIAVVKNFFPQALKHQKKLNKKTKVKNV, translated from the coding sequence ATGAATAGCACCGCTCCGGCTCTACAACTTCGTGATATTCACCTGCCACAAGAACCCGGATTCTGGCCTTTGGCTCCCGGTTGGTGGGTTTTGTTGGTTCTATTTTTAATTTCGTTGTATTTCGTCATCAAATGGTTTGTTGCCAGAAACAAACAAAATCGTTTGATTCAAGTTTTGCAAAACTCTTTAAATGACTCCAGAAATCGTTTTGATCAACATAAAAACAAGCATCAATTGGCATCGGAAATTTCGGTATTGTTGAAACGCTTTGTGAAACATGTTTTAGGAGATACACAGGCTGCATCTTTGAGTGGTCAGTCATGGATTAGTTACCTCAATCAATATTCAGAATCGCTTGTGTTCGACCAATATTACAATGAATTGTGCGAAGCCCAGTATTCTCCCAAAGCCGATTATGATGTTTCAGGTTTAATTGCGGTGGTGAAAAACTTTTTTCCGCAAGCATTGAAACATCAAAAGAAACTCAATAAAAAAACAAAGGTGAAAAATGTTTGA
- a CDS encoding VWA domain-containing protein, with the protein MFEFEWIWVLTLAVLPLFVWLLPKVRQSSVMAVRVPFFSGFWKSLSGVSAQNKWWLKVLAILSWLLFIVAAAKPVWIGDAVSLPVEGRDLMMAVDVSGSMQETDMKINGNEVDRLTMVKHVAGDFIERRKGDRIGLILFGQQAYLQTPLSFDLKTVNTLLSESMIGIAGKATAIGDAIGLAVKRVRATTDNNRILILLTDGQNTAGEIHPLKAAELAAQEGLKIYTIGIGADEVYRQTIFGNRRINPSLDLDEATLRKIANQTGGQYFRARNTKELDKIYAMLDELEPLAKEEQFYRPTEQLFFWPLGFSMLILLTVLRLKV; encoded by the coding sequence ATGTTTGAGTTTGAGTGGATTTGGGTTTTAACGCTAGCAGTTTTGCCATTGTTTGTATGGCTATTGCCAAAAGTCAGACAAAGTTCGGTCATGGCGGTACGAGTGCCTTTTTTTAGCGGATTCTGGAAATCGCTTTCCGGTGTTTCTGCTCAAAACAAATGGTGGTTGAAAGTATTGGCAATTCTTTCTTGGTTACTTTTTATCGTGGCGGCTGCCAAACCGGTTTGGATTGGTGATGCGGTTTCTTTGCCGGTTGAAGGCAGAGATTTAATGATGGCTGTCGATGTTTCCGGTTCCATGCAAGAAACAGACATGAAAATTAATGGCAATGAAGTGGATCGTTTAACCATGGTAAAACACGTTGCCGGAGATTTCATTGAAAGAAGAAAAGGCGACCGGATTGGTTTGATTTTATTTGGTCAACAAGCCTATCTGCAAACGCCTTTGAGTTTTGATTTAAAAACTGTTAACACATTACTTTCCGAATCCATGATTGGAATCGCCGGGAAAGCGACTGCAATTGGTGATGCCATTGGTTTGGCAGTCAAAAGAGTACGTGCAACAACGGATAATAACCGAATTCTGATATTACTCACCGACGGACAAAACACCGCTGGAGAGATTCACCCTTTGAAAGCGGCTGAACTGGCTGCTCAGGAGGGTTTGAAAATTTATACAATCGGAATTGGTGCGGATGAAGTTTATCGTCAGACTATTTTCGGTAATCGGCGTATAAATCCGTCTTTGGACTTGGATGAAGCGACTTTGAGAAAAATTGCCAACCAAACCGGCGGGCAGTATTTCCGAGCCAGAAACACCAAAGAGCTGGATAAAATTTACGCCATGCTTGATGAATTGGAGCCGCTGGCAAAAGAAGAACAGTTTTATCGCCCGACGGAACAGTTGTTTTTCTGGCCTTTGGGCTTTTCGATGTTGATTCTGTTAACAGTTTTAAGGTTGAAGGTGTAG